The following proteins come from a genomic window of Shewanella halifaxensis HAW-EB4:
- a CDS encoding valine--pyruvate transaminase: MQFSKFGEKFNRYSGITQLMDDLNEGLRTPGAIMLGGGNPASIPAMQDYFHQATADMLANGELVSALGNYDGPQGKDTFLNALASLLRDTYGWDISPKNISLTNGSQSAFFYLFNLLAGKQDDGSHKKILLPLAPEYIGYNDTGLDDDIFVSYRPDIEMLDNRMFKYHVDFEQLEIDDSVAAICVSRPTNPTGNVLTDAEVAKLDELARANGVPLIIDNAYGTPFPNIIFEEVTPFWNSNTILCMSLSKLGLPGVRCGIVIANEEITQALSNLNAIISLAPGGFGPAIAKHMIESGDLLNLSENVIKPFYQQKSEFAVALLQQSITDSRFKIHKPEGAMFLWLWFDELPITTMELYNRLKARGVLIVPGEYFFFGLEDDWDHASQCLRMNYVQDEAKMRAGIAIISEEVAKAYA, encoded by the coding sequence ATGCAGTTTTCAAAGTTTGGTGAAAAATTTAATCGTTACTCCGGCATTACTCAGTTAATGGATGATCTTAATGAGGGGTTACGCACACCCGGCGCGATTATGCTCGGCGGTGGTAACCCGGCATCTATTCCTGCCATGCAAGATTATTTTCACCAAGCGACAGCCGATATGCTGGCCAATGGCGAGCTCGTCTCGGCATTAGGTAACTATGACGGCCCACAGGGAAAAGATACCTTCTTAAATGCCTTGGCATCTCTATTACGGGACACTTACGGCTGGGACATCAGTCCAAAGAATATCAGCCTGACCAATGGTAGCCAAAGCGCCTTCTTCTATCTATTCAATTTACTGGCTGGTAAGCAAGATGATGGCAGCCATAAGAAAATCTTGTTACCACTCGCGCCTGAATATATCGGTTACAACGATACCGGGCTCGATGATGACATTTTTGTCTCTTATCGCCCCGATATTGAGATGCTAGACAACCGCATGTTTAAGTACCATGTTGACTTTGAGCAATTAGAGATCGACGATTCAGTGGCGGCAATATGTGTGTCTCGCCCAACCAATCCAACGGGTAACGTACTCACCGATGCAGAAGTAGCAAAACTCGATGAGTTAGCGCGTGCTAACGGAGTCCCACTGATCATAGATAACGCCTATGGCACCCCTTTCCCGAATATCATCTTCGAAGAAGTGACCCCGTTTTGGAATAGCAACACCATATTATGTATGAGCCTATCTAAGCTCGGCCTACCGGGTGTTCGCTGTGGTATTGTGATCGCTAACGAAGAGATCACTCAAGCACTGTCCAATCTTAATGCCATCATAAGCCTAGCACCGGGGGGATTCGGCCCTGCAATCGCTAAGCACATGATTGAGTCTGGCGATTTACTGAATTTGAGCGAAAACGTCATCAAGCCTTTTTATCAGCAAAAGTCTGAGTTTGCCGTTGCCTTATTGCAGCAATCGATTACTGATAGCCGATTTAAAATTCATAAACCAGAAGGCGCTATGTTCCTCTGGCTTTGGTTTGATGAGTTACCTATCACCACAATGGAGCTCTATAACCGACTAAAAGCGCGCGGCGTGTTAATTGTCCCCGGCGAGTACTTCTTCTTTGGACTAGAGGATGATTGGGACCATGCTAGTCAGTGCTTACGCATGAACTATGTGCAAGATGAAGCCAAGATGCGCGCAGGCATTGCGATTATCAGCGAAGAGGTCGCGAAGGCTTACGCGTAA
- the tsgA gene encoding MFS transporter TsgA: MTERNRILLTWISFLSYALTGSLIIVTGIVMGDIAKFFNLPISSMSNTFTFLNTGVLISIFFNVWLMEIISLKKQLIFGFILMLLAVLGLMFGHNLAIFSGSMFVLGVVSGITMSIGTYLITRLYHGKQRGSRLLFTDSFFSMAGMIFPLISAALLAHSIAWYWVYVAIGMIYVAIFILALICEFPALVKSDEQQAVKEKWSLGILFLAIAALCYILGQMAFISWIPEYATKSLGMNLSGASQLLSYFWGAYMLGMWGFSILMKRFDIQYFVLVLSALATGLMFWFNMDTDTEHLLIIISVLGFFSSAIYTTIITLASQQTKEASPRIVNFILFCGSIGTMLTFVVTSPIVKSYGAHAAMLTGNGLYAVVFIMCLLVGFVTKHRIHGHSSSH; this comes from the coding sequence ATGACCGAGCGCAATCGCATCCTACTCACATGGATAAGCTTTTTATCCTATGCATTAACGGGATCTTTGATTATTGTCACTGGGATTGTGATGGGGGATATTGCTAAATTTTTCAATTTACCTATCTCCAGCATGAGTAACACTTTTACATTCTTGAATACTGGCGTATTAATTTCTATTTTCTTTAATGTGTGGTTAATGGAAATCATTTCACTGAAAAAGCAGCTTATTTTTGGTTTTATTCTGATGCTACTGGCGGTTTTAGGGTTAATGTTTGGTCATAACCTTGCAATCTTCTCTGGTAGCATGTTTGTTCTTGGTGTGGTGAGTGGTATTACCATGTCAATTGGTACTTATTTAATTACTCGCCTCTACCATGGTAAACAACGTGGTTCACGATTACTGTTTACCGATTCATTTTTCAGTATGGCAGGTATGATTTTCCCGCTAATTTCGGCTGCATTACTCGCACACAGTATTGCTTGGTATTGGGTATACGTTGCCATTGGCATGATTTACGTTGCTATCTTTATACTGGCACTTATTTGCGAATTCCCTGCACTGGTTAAGTCTGATGAACAACAAGCGGTAAAAGAGAAATGGAGCCTAGGTATTCTGTTTTTAGCGATTGCAGCACTTTGTTATATTTTAGGGCAAATGGCTTTTATTTCATGGATCCCTGAATATGCAACTAAATCGTTGGGCATGAATTTAAGTGGTGCAAGTCAATTACTAAGTTACTTCTGGGGCGCATACATGCTTGGTATGTGGGGCTTTAGTATATTAATGAAGCGATTTGATATTCAATATTTTGTATTGGTGCTTTCTGCTTTAGCCACTGGATTAATGTTCTGGTTCAATATGGATACAGATACTGAGCATTTACTTATTATCATCTCAGTATTAGGTTTCTTCAGTAGTGCTATTTATACGACCATCATTACACTGGCGTCACAGCAGACAAAAGAAGCATCGCCTCGCATTGTAAATTTTATTTTATTCTGTGGCAGTATTGGCACTATGTTGACTTTCGTTGTTACCAGTCCAATTGTGAAGAGTTATGGTGCGCATGCAGCAATGCTGACCGGTAATGGTTTATATGCGGTCGTATTTATTATGTGCTTATTAGTCGGCTTTGTAACAAAGCATCGTATTCACGGCCATTCATCAAGCCATTAA
- a CDS encoding cytochrome b/b6 domain-containing protein, with amino-acid sequence MNKKLKQGIRVLFQSLPFIEKILHFVVMIGVLLQLISSSLMHVHGDTPLNKIADLAFIHIYAGLVLLPLGIIFAIKVIMRRRLFDLYPWLFGRYEGIKEDAESLLKVILPEPKPAGLAATVEGLGLLALLLALVTGATWFLVVNMSGPNELLLSVHKLSVTFIQAYFFAHGAFALLHLFKWWRE; translated from the coding sequence ATGAATAAAAAATTAAAACAAGGAATAAGAGTGCTTTTTCAGTCTCTGCCTTTTATTGAGAAGATCCTGCATTTTGTCGTCATGATTGGAGTGCTACTTCAACTGATCTCCAGTTCGTTAATGCATGTGCATGGGGATACACCACTAAATAAAATTGCAGATCTTGCATTTATTCACATATACGCGGGATTAGTGCTTCTGCCACTCGGTATTATTTTTGCAATAAAAGTTATTATGCGACGTAGGTTATTCGATCTTTATCCATGGCTGTTTGGGCGGTATGAGGGGATTAAAGAGGATGCGGAATCCTTGCTAAAAGTGATACTCCCTGAGCCTAAACCTGCAGGATTAGCTGCAACCGTTGAGGGCTTAGGGCTGCTTGCTTTATTGCTAGCTTTAGTCACTGGCGCTACGTGGTTTTTAGTGGTCAATATGAGTGGACCAAACGAGTTACTTCTGTCAGTCCATAAGCTCTCTGTGACATTTATTCAGGCTTATTTCTTTGCTCATGGAGCTTTTGCATTGCTGCATCTATTTAAATGGTGGCGAGAATAA
- the gadC gene encoding putative glutamine/gamma-aminobutyrate antiporter GadC: MKQTEKKGISIFALAMLNVVAVVSLRGLPAEAEYGLSSIFYYIFAAIVFLVPVSLVAAELATGWSEKGGVFRWVGEAFGPKLALIAIFMLWIEVTVWFPTALTFGSVSLAFMGPNQTWDQSLSENKFFVLAIVLAIYWLATFVALRGTEAFAKLAKWGGLIGTVIPGVILIVLGFSYLFAGNTPQIELAWKDVIPDFSNFNNVVLAASIFLFYAGMEMNAIHVKEVDNAPRNYPIAIGIAALGTVLVFVLGTLAIAFVIPQSEINLTQSLLVAYHDMFVWAGIGWAAPVMAACLALGVLAGVVGWVAGPSSALLVVAKGGYLPRFWQQTNKHGMATHIMMAQALLVTLISTVFVVLPSVQAAYQILSQLTIVLYLIMYLMMFAAAIYLRYSQPNRPRPYKIPGGSLGMWLIAGLGFIGSLTAFLFSFIPPSQIAVGSPETFVAILVILTIVFVSIPLLIYKARKPHWRDPEVTDFAPFTWEIEDKHPGVINPSDKVTHTLHQPN; this comes from the coding sequence ATGAAACAAACAGAAAAAAAAGGGATCAGCATATTTGCCTTAGCAATGCTTAATGTTGTTGCTGTGGTGAGTTTGCGTGGATTACCAGCTGAAGCAGAGTATGGTTTGAGCTCTATATTTTACTATATTTTTGCTGCCATTGTTTTTTTAGTTCCTGTCTCTTTAGTCGCTGCCGAACTCGCGACGGGTTGGTCAGAAAAAGGAGGCGTATTTCGCTGGGTGGGTGAGGCATTTGGCCCTAAGCTAGCCCTAATTGCTATCTTTATGCTCTGGATTGAGGTGACGGTTTGGTTCCCAACCGCCTTAACTTTTGGTTCAGTCTCTCTTGCGTTTATGGGGCCAAATCAAACGTGGGATCAATCCTTATCTGAAAATAAATTTTTTGTTCTCGCCATTGTGCTTGCCATTTATTGGCTGGCAACATTTGTAGCTCTACGCGGTACTGAAGCCTTCGCAAAACTCGCAAAATGGGGTGGTTTGATAGGTACCGTTATTCCAGGTGTGATTCTTATCGTATTAGGTTTTTCATATCTTTTTGCAGGTAATACGCCACAGATCGAGTTAGCTTGGAAAGATGTCATTCCTGACTTTTCAAACTTTAATAATGTTGTGCTTGCTGCCAGTATTTTCCTCTTCTATGCCGGTATGGAAATGAATGCCATCCATGTGAAAGAGGTCGATAATGCCCCTAGAAATTACCCTATTGCCATCGGTATTGCGGCATTAGGTACGGTGCTCGTTTTCGTTCTTGGTACACTGGCAATTGCTTTTGTTATTCCTCAGTCAGAGATTAACCTAACGCAAAGCTTATTAGTGGCCTATCACGACATGTTTGTTTGGGCAGGTATAGGCTGGGCAGCTCCAGTGATGGCAGCATGTTTGGCACTTGGCGTATTAGCCGGTGTTGTAGGCTGGGTTGCAGGTCCATCTTCTGCGCTACTTGTAGTAGCAAAAGGCGGTTACCTTCCTCGCTTTTGGCAGCAAACCAATAAACACGGTATGGCTACGCACATCATGATGGCACAAGCACTGTTAGTGACCTTAATTTCAACGGTATTTGTGGTTCTTCCCTCTGTGCAAGCTGCTTACCAAATCTTGAGTCAGCTAACGATTGTACTGTATCTCATTATGTACTTGATGATGTTTGCTGCAGCCATATACTTACGCTACAGCCAGCCTAATCGTCCTCGTCCTTATAAAATTCCTGGTGGAAGTCTCGGTATGTGGTTGATTGCGGGTCTAGGCTTTATTGGCTCATTAACCGCTTTCCTATTTTCATTTATTCCACCATCACAAATCGCGGTCGGTAGCCCTGAAACCTTTGTCGCCATCTTGGTGATCCTCACTATTGTCTTTGTCTCTATACCCCTGCTAATTTATAAAGCACGTAAGCCTCACTGGCGCGATCCTGAAGTCACTGACTTTGCCCCTTTCACTTGGGAAATTGAGGATAAACATCCGGGTGTGATTAACCCATCGGATAAAGTCACTCACACTTTACATCAACCTAACTAA